A window of the Lactuca sativa cultivar Salinas chromosome 7, Lsat_Salinas_v11, whole genome shotgun sequence genome harbors these coding sequences:
- the LOC128127193 gene encoding uncharacterized protein LOC128127193 has translation MATVESLLLGSGTSHPPSSAFNPKAKAAAAFPETAPGLNPRAIMSFAQDLEQVTLFILIIEVELMKYCEGFKYAAKSRAKIQKKEGIPWHQQILIIDGKILEDEVVVSPPFVFLTSVKSELRPEIQVAAQNCWVKKGGAFTGEVSAEMLANLGVPWVILGHSERRALLNETNEFVGDKVAYALSQGLKVIACVGETLEQREAGTTMEVVAAQTKAIVGNYFKTKLASTVCQKSKILFYL, from the exons ATGGCAACTGTAGAGTCTCTCTTGCTTGGATCTGGAACAAGTCACCCTCCATCCTCTGCCTTCAACCCAAAGGCAAAGGCAGCTGCTGCCTTCCCTGAAACTGCTCCTGGCTTAAACCCAAGGGCAATCATGTCTTTTGCACAAGATCTGGAACAAGTCACCCTCTTCATCCTCATCATTGAAGTTGAATTGATGAA ATATTGTGAGGGTTTCAAGTATGCTGCCAAATCAAGG GCAAAGATTCAGAAGAAAGAGGGGATTCCATGGCATCAACAGATTTTGATCATTGATGGAAAGATCCTCGAGGATG AGGTGGTGGTGAGCCCTCCTTTTGTGTTTCTTACCTCTGTTAAAAGTGAATTGAGGCCTGAAATCCAAGTTGCAGCTCAAAATTGTTGGGTTAAGAAGGGTGGTGCATTCACCGGTGAGGTTAG TGCTGAGATGCTTGCCAATTTGGGTGTCCCTTGGGTCATCCTAGGTCACTCTGAAAGGAGAGCCCTATTGAATGAAACTAATGAG TTTGTTGGAGACAAGGTTGCATACGCACTATCTCAAGGTTTGAAGGTTATTGCTTGTGTTGGGGAGACTCTTGAGCAACGAGAAGCTGGAACCACCATGGAAGTTGTTGCTGCACAAACCAAAGCAATTGTTGgtaattattttaaaactaaACTTGCTTCTACTGTatgtcaaaaatcaaaaatcttgTTTTATCTT
- the LOC111876945 gene encoding pectinesterase inhibitor 9, whose product MPQTFLSFLVISLTIFQLSTIVESRSRARMYVELQCRSAIYPQLCAQTLLPYVAKTGLLSPQLLAQISLASCLSKARYTKIYLNMVAKKLNETKNSANYLAIDDCVHQINDGVNQITQSYKELEQMGKDGDEKFMWHESNVLSWISAALTDATTCIEEMLGDGIISRREQAMIRARFLNVKQLASNSLAMFNRFTVRYRASRGIKNP is encoded by the coding sequence atgCCGCAAACTTTTCTCTCTTTCTTGGTTATCTCTCTCACAATCTTTCAGCTTTCAACCATTGTTGAGTCTCGTTCTCGTGCAAGAATGTATGTTGAGTTACAGTGTCGATCTGCGATATATCCTCAACTGTGTGCTCAAACTCTTTTGCCTTACGTAGCTAAAACCGGACTACTAAGCCCTCAACTATTAGCTCAAATTTCATTAGCTTCATGTCTATCGAAAGCTCGGTATACCAAGATCTATCTGAACATGGTAGCAAAGAAACTGAACGAAACAAAGAATTCTGCAAACTACCTAGCTATAGACGACTGTGTTCATCAGATCAACGATGGAGTGAACCAAATTACACAATCCTATAAGGAGTTAGAACAAATGGGAAAAGATGGAGATGAAAAGTTTATGTGGCACGAGAGTAATGTGCTATCGTGGATCAGCGCTGCATTAACAGATGCCACCACATGCATTGAAGAAATGTTGGGGGATGGCATTATCAGTCGTAGGGAACAGGCTATGATCAGAGCAAGGTTCTTGAATGTGAAGCAACTCGCTAGCAATTCTCTTGCGATGTTCAATCGTTTCACAGTAAGATACCGTGCCTCTCGTGGCATCAAGAATCCGTAA
- the LOC111876942 gene encoding pectinesterase inhibitor 9: MAQLFLSFLVISFTICSFAITVESRSLARTYAESQCKSTRYPDLCVQTLLPYVSKRGLPSSQLQAQLSLATCLSTARFTKAYMNMVADKLNETSNSGDYQAMEECMHQMNDGVTQITQSFKELQQMGKDGYQKFLWHESNVQTWVSAALTDATTCVDGILGDGISDREKTMIRARILKVKQLASNSLALFTRFTSRYRASHGIKIPLN, encoded by the coding sequence ATGGCACAGCTTTTTCTCTCTTTCTTGGTTATCTCATTCACAATCTGCAGTTTTGCAATCACTGTCGAATCTCGTTCTCTTGCAAGAACGTATGCTGAATCACAGTGTAAATCAACAAGATATCCTGATCTATGTGTTCAAACCCTTTTACCCTACGTAAGCAAAAGAGGATTACCAAGCTCACAACTACAAGCTCAACTTTCGTTAGCAACATGTCTATCCACAGCTCGCTTCACAAAGGCTTATATGAACATGGTAGCAGATAAATTGAATGAAACGAGTAATTCAGGAGACTATCAAGCAATGGAAGAATGCATGCATCAAATGAATGATGGAGTGACGCAAATTACCCAGTCGTTTAAGGAATTACAACAAATGGGAAAAGATGGGTATCAAAAGTTTTTGTGGCATGAGAGTAATGTGCAAACTTGGGTCAGTGCTGCCTTGACGGATGCGACGACATGTGTTGATGGAATCTTGGGGGATGGAATCAGTGATAGAGAAAAGACTATGATTCGAGCGAGGATCTTGAAGGTGAAGCAACTCGCTAGCAATTCTCTTGCATTGTTTACTCGCTTCACATCCAGATATCGTGCCTCACATGGCATCAAAATTCCCCTAAATTGA